The proteins below are encoded in one region of Aequorivita iocasae:
- the frr gene encoding ribosome recycling factor has translation MEDEIDIIIEGTKEAMGKALKHLEKELVNIRAGKASPSMVGSVMVDYYGSPTPLSQVANVSTPDGMTISIQPWEKQMIPEIERGIHLANIGFNPMNNGESVIINVPPLTEERRRELAKQAKAAAEEAKIGVRNDRKVANQDIKGLDISEDLKKSLEDDIQEMTDAHIKKIDEILAKKEKEIMTV, from the coding sequence ATGGAAGACGAAATAGATATTATAATTGAAGGCACCAAAGAAGCTATGGGCAAGGCGCTAAAGCATCTTGAAAAGGAATTGGTAAACATTCGTGCCGGAAAGGCTTCACCATCTATGGTGGGTAGCGTAATGGTAGATTATTATGGCAGCCCTACGCCATTGAGCCAAGTGGCAAACGTGAGCACTCCTGACGGAATGACCATTAGCATACAGCCTTGGGAAAAGCAAATGATCCCTGAAATAGAGCGTGGAATCCATCTTGCCAATATTGGTTTTAACCCTATGAACAATGGTGAAAGTGTAATTATTAACGTGCCGCCCCTAACCGAAGAACGCAGAAGGGAGTTGGCAAAACAAGCCAAAGCTGCTGCAGAAGAAGCAAAAATTGGTGTACGTAACGATAGAAAGGTTGCTAACCAAGACATAAAAGGGTTGGATATTTCAGAAGATTTGAAAAAAAGCCTTGAAGACGACATACAAGAAATGACTGATGCGCACATTAAAAAGATTGATGAAATCCTGGCCAAGAAAGAAAAGGAAATAATGACGGTGTAA
- a CDS encoding DUF5686 family protein — MRKLLFPVFFSIAIFAFAQEPAIKTDKDTIAGVEDKKDHPLSSGYYPVGFFDIDLKTLIKLNNYEGLRLGIGGLTNDKLFKNYKLGGYYAYGFKDKTSKYGVGVSARVNKEKKAWVSVYYADDVKEIGTFDYLTDARVYSIFEPRLVNITQFYKYRKWFTSIASELSPKILAEVRLELSNVENIENYYYINDGVPYRDYQLAEATVSVRISPKTNFFTNEDGTKEYFDGFPKISAQITQGVKGVVESDFNYTKFGLKLDYYIKRTDLSSTNILLEGSLATGDVPLTHLFHSYPNQPTKDEVLQRFSVAGVQSFETMYFGEFFSDRLTTLQVKHSLRRFKLTEKWKPELVLITRHALGDMSNRDQHFGIPFDTLDQLYNETGFEINKILFGFGLSAAYRYGYYNLPKFSDNISFKFTFYLKV, encoded by the coding sequence ATGCGAAAACTTCTTTTTCCTGTCTTTTTCAGTATTGCCATCTTTGCCTTTGCGCAGGAACCGGCTATAAAAACAGACAAGGATACCATCGCAGGGGTTGAAGACAAAAAAGACCATCCACTTTCTTCAGGGTATTATCCCGTGGGGTTTTTTGACATTGACCTGAAAACCTTAATTAAACTGAACAATTACGAAGGATTGCGTTTGGGTATTGGGGGACTTACCAATGATAAGCTTTTTAAAAACTACAAACTTGGCGGTTATTATGCGTATGGCTTTAAGGATAAAACCTCAAAATACGGGGTAGGCGTAAGTGCGCGTGTAAATAAAGAAAAGAAAGCTTGGGTGAGTGTATATTATGCCGATGATGTAAAAGAAATTGGAACTTTTGATTATTTGACCGATGCCCGTGTCTATTCCATTTTTGAACCGCGACTAGTCAATATCACCCAATTTTATAAATACCGAAAATGGTTTACGAGCATTGCAAGTGAGCTTTCGCCGAAAATTTTGGCAGAAGTTCGCTTGGAACTCAGCAATGTGGAAAATATTGAAAATTATTACTACATAAACGACGGCGTGCCCTATAGAGATTACCAGTTAGCCGAAGCTACGGTTTCTGTCAGGATAAGTCCGAAAACAAATTTCTTTACTAATGAAGATGGCACCAAGGAATATTTTGATGGTTTTCCAAAGATAAGTGCGCAGATTACCCAAGGGGTTAAAGGTGTGGTGGAAAGCGATTTTAACTATACAAAATTTGGGCTAAAGTTGGATTATTATATAAAACGCACAGACCTCTCTTCTACCAACATACTTTTGGAAGGGTCTTTGGCAACGGGCGATGTTCCACTTACGCATTTGTTTCACTCCTACCCTAACCAACCTACTAAAGATGAGGTGTTGCAGCGTTTTTCGGTGGCGGGTGTGCAGAGCTTTGAGACGATGTATTTTGGTGAATTCTTTTCGGATAGGCTTACTACGCTACAGGTAAAGCACAGTTTGCGCAGATTCAAGCTTACGGAAAAATGGAAGCCGGAGCTGGTGCTGATTACGCGCCATGCCCTGGGCGATATGAGCAATAGGGACCAACATTTTGGAATCCCTTTTGATACGCTGGACCAGCTTTATAACGAAACTGGTTTTGAAATAAATAAAATTCTCTTTGGGTTTGGGCTTAGTGCGGCTTACCGCTACGGTTACTACAACCTTCCAAAATTCTCAGATAATATTTCGTTCAAGTTTACCTTCTACCTTAAGGTGTAG
- a CDS encoding T9SS type A sorting domain-containing protein, giving the protein MKAILLYFFLGATTLMISQNTGKLLPPSSPSFHPANIQKTECITDSQRQELREKIAMNKQLILQKNPNAFHRSSASPLFILPIRPKAGFDDYGYHIVNNQVDHDPTPNGNLLDYECGERTYDWSNGNHEGTDYVLWPYPWKRMQEEIMEVIAAAPGIIIDKRDGNFDLNCENNGNPNWNGIIIEHSDGSQAWYWHFKDGAITSKNIGDTVAEGEYLGAAGSSGSSTIPHLHFEIYDANNNLIDPYEGPCNNMNAESWFVNQPDYYVPEINRLSTHNSNNFDDECGVVENTYEELNFEPGESVYFRIFYRDIQTDSDTHIVVKKPDNSVLYDYVFTSPWPFYTGAYAQWEYPVDGSWPDGVYTITAEFGGKTYETIFGVNTNLGVEELEPSNISIYPNPTTNKLNIKADSKIESIILYDLLGRKVVESIPLAENTELNITSLKTGMYVAVITTEGKRTIRKIVKE; this is encoded by the coding sequence ATGAAAGCAATCTTACTTTATTTTTTTCTTGGGGCTACTACATTGATGATTTCCCAAAATACAGGAAAACTATTACCTCCATCAAGCCCTTCATTTCATCCTGCAAATATTCAAAAAACAGAGTGTATTACCGATTCGCAACGGCAAGAGTTGCGGGAGAAAATAGCGATGAATAAGCAATTAATACTTCAGAAAAACCCAAACGCATTTCATCGTAGCAGTGCATCACCTTTGTTTATTTTGCCAATTCGTCCCAAAGCGGGCTTTGATGATTACGGGTATCACATTGTAAACAATCAAGTGGACCACGACCCAACTCCCAACGGAAACCTTTTGGATTATGAATGTGGTGAACGAACTTATGATTGGAGCAATGGCAACCATGAAGGTACAGATTATGTACTTTGGCCTTACCCCTGGAAACGCATGCAGGAAGAAATCATGGAAGTTATTGCCGCAGCGCCAGGAATTATTATCGATAAACGCGATGGCAACTTTGACTTAAATTGTGAAAACAACGGAAATCCAAATTGGAACGGTATCATCATAGAGCATTCAGACGGTTCGCAGGCATGGTATTGGCATTTTAAGGATGGAGCCATCACTTCAAAAAACATTGGCGATACCGTTGCAGAAGGCGAATATTTGGGCGCTGCGGGCAGCTCTGGTAGTAGCACAATTCCTCATTTGCATTTTGAAATCTATGATGCAAACAATAACTTGATAGATCCATATGAAGGGCCTTGCAATAACATGAATGCGGAGAGTTGGTTTGTGAATCAGCCAGATTATTACGTTCCCGAGATTAATCGACTTTCTACCCACAATTCAAACAATTTTGATGATGAATGTGGCGTGGTGGAGAATACCTATGAAGAACTTAATTTTGAACCTGGAGAATCGGTTTATTTTAGAATCTTTTATAGAGATATTCAAACTGACAGTGATACCCATATAGTCGTTAAAAAACCCGATAATTCTGTGTTGTATGATTATGTGTTTACATCGCCTTGGCCTTTTTACACAGGTGCCTATGCCCAATGGGAATACCCAGTGGATGGCAGCTGGCCAGATGGAGTCTATACAATTACTGCTGAATTTGGAGGAAAAACCTATGAAACTATCTTTGGCGTAAATACAAATTTAGGTGTTGAAGAATTGGAACCTTCAAATATTTCAATTTATCCAAACCCTACAACTAATAAGTTGAATATTAAAGCCGATTCAAAAATTGAAAGTATTATTCTTTATGATCTCTTGGGAAGAAAAGTAGTGGAAAGCATTCCTTTAGCTGAAAATACCGAACTGAATATAACTTCTTTAAAAACCGGAATGTACGTAGCCGTAATTACTACTGAAGGGAAAAGAACTATAAGAAAAATTGTAAAGGAATAA
- a CDS encoding efflux RND transporter permease subunit, producing the protein MNKLFSIGFWSWVARFILRNRTGILIVIAGITVLLALQWKNMRFTYTEANLLPDDHPINLEYDQFLSHFGEEGNLIVMGVKDSTIFTPKKFKAWNQLSKDIGKYNEVELTLSIGNLQKLEKKTDTTGFELVPFIKDSIFTDENLAEYKDELFNKLPFYDGLIYSPDKQSIRSAIYMKKDIVNTPARKDFVIHDLIPLIKKFEKETGVTVYTSGMPYIRTLNSQSIIDEIGLFIGAALFVTSLIFFFFFRSWRATFISMCTVIIGVMWAFGFLGLMHYEITVLTALIPPLIIVIGIPNCIFLINKYQQEIKLHGNQAKSLQRVIAKVGNATLMTNLTTASGFATFILVKSELLSEFGIVASINIVAIFLLSLLIIPIIYSYMSVPKDKHLKHLNKTWINGFVNWIERMVKERRITIYILAVLLLCGSIIGIYNIKISGSLIEDMPKNTGFFDDIRFFEKEYEGIMPLEIMVDTKKKKGVMSLSTLKRIDELQEHIKEIPEFAKPLSVVELVKYSKQAYYNGNPEYYQLPNSQEKTFILSYAKSSNTDTNLLNSYVDSTGQFARITTFMKDTEPDRFGRIEEDLHKEIDKVFPSERYNVSVTGKALVFQKGTRYLVNNLILSLSLAILLIAIFMAWMFRSFKMILISLIPNLLPLIITAGVMGFVGVPIKPSTILVFSIAFGISVDDTIHFLAKYRQELIANNWKIKKSVFAALRETAVSMFYTSIVLFFGFSVFTISSFGGTVALGALVSITLLFAMLSNLLLLPTLLLSLERSIANKETMKKPAIEILTDEEE; encoded by the coding sequence TTGAACAAACTTTTTAGCATTGGTTTTTGGAGCTGGGTGGCCCGCTTTATTTTAAGAAACCGTACCGGGATATTAATTGTTATTGCAGGAATTACAGTGCTACTGGCACTACAGTGGAAGAACATGCGCTTTACCTATACGGAGGCAAATTTACTTCCGGATGACCACCCCATTAACCTTGAATACGATCAGTTTCTTTCGCATTTTGGCGAGGAAGGCAACTTGATTGTTATGGGTGTGAAGGATTCTACCATCTTTACGCCTAAAAAGTTTAAGGCGTGGAACCAACTTTCAAAGGATATTGGCAAGTACAATGAGGTGGAGCTTACCCTATCTATAGGCAATCTTCAAAAACTTGAAAAGAAAACCGACACCACGGGCTTTGAATTGGTTCCGTTTATAAAGGATTCGATATTTACCGATGAAAATCTTGCGGAATATAAAGATGAACTGTTTAATAAACTTCCATTTTACGACGGCCTAATTTATAGCCCCGATAAACAAAGCATCCGTTCTGCTATTTACATGAAGAAAGACATTGTAAATACGCCTGCGCGGAAGGATTTTGTGATTCATGATTTAATACCGCTCATTAAAAAGTTTGAAAAGGAAACTGGGGTAACCGTTTATACTTCGGGGATGCCCTATATACGCACGCTGAACTCACAAAGCATTATTGACGAGATTGGGCTGTTTATTGGCGCAGCGCTTTTTGTTACTTCGCTTATCTTTTTCTTCTTTTTCCGTTCTTGGCGTGCTACGTTTATATCTATGTGTACGGTAATTATTGGGGTGATGTGGGCTTTTGGCTTCTTAGGGCTGATGCATTATGAAATTACAGTACTTACGGCACTTATACCTCCTTTGATTATTGTAATTGGGATACCGAACTGTATTTTTCTTATAAACAAATACCAGCAGGAGATAAAATTACATGGAAACCAAGCAAAATCATTACAACGGGTAATTGCAAAAGTGGGGAACGCAACCCTCATGACCAACCTTACAACGGCTTCGGGATTTGCTACTTTTATATTAGTGAAGAGCGAATTGTTGAGTGAGTTTGGTATTGTGGCCTCCATCAATATTGTGGCCATCTTTTTACTGAGCCTGCTAATTATACCCATTATCTACAGCTATATGTCTGTGCCAAAAGACAAGCACTTGAAACATTTGAACAAAACGTGGATAAATGGTTTTGTGAACTGGATTGAGCGAATGGTGAAGGAACGCCGAATCACTATTTATATATTGGCGGTATTGTTACTCTGCGGAAGTATCATTGGAATTTACAATATTAAAATTTCGGGTAGCCTTATTGAGGATATGCCTAAAAATACGGGCTTTTTTGATGACATCCGCTTTTTTGAAAAAGAATACGAAGGTATCATGCCTTTGGAAATAATGGTGGATACAAAGAAGAAAAAAGGCGTTATGAGTCTTTCTACCTTAAAGCGAATTGACGAGCTACAGGAGCATATTAAGGAGATTCCTGAGTTTGCGAAACCGCTTTCGGTAGTTGAATTGGTAAAATACTCCAAACAAGCCTATTACAATGGCAATCCTGAATACTACCAATTGCCCAATAGCCAAGAGAAGACTTTTATACTCAGCTATGCCAAAAGTAGCAATACAGATACCAATTTGCTGAACAGCTACGTGGATAGCACAGGCCAATTTGCCCGTATTACCACATTTATGAAAGATACCGAGCCAGATAGGTTTGGGCGTATAGAGGAAGACCTACATAAAGAAATAGACAAGGTATTTCCATCTGAACGTTATAATGTTTCGGTTACCGGAAAAGCGTTGGTATTCCAAAAAGGAACACGCTATTTGGTTAACAATTTGATTCTTTCACTTTCCTTGGCAATTTTGCTGATTGCGATTTTCATGGCCTGGATGTTCCGCAGCTTTAAAATGATTTTAATCTCCTTGATCCCAAACCTGCTCCCGTTAATAATAACGGCTGGGGTTATGGGCTTTGTGGGCGTACCCATTAAACCCTCCACTATTTTGGTGTTCAGCATTGCGTTTGGAATATCGGTGGACGATACCATTCACTTTCTCGCCAAGTACAGGCAAGAACTAATAGCAAACAATTGGAAGATCAAAAAATCTGTGTTTGCAGCCTTGCGGGAAACAGCGGTAAGCATGTTTTATACTTCCATCGTGCTTTTCTTTGGGTTTTCGGTGTTTACCATATCCAGTTTTGGAGGAACAGTGGCCTTGGGCGCCTTGGTTTCCATAACCTTACTTTTCGCAATGCTTTCCAATCTTTTGTTATTGCCCACGCTCCTACTTTCTTTGGAAAGAAGCATTGCAAACAAAGAAACGATGAAAAAACCAGCCATCGAGATTTTAACAGACGAAGAAGAATAA
- the pyrH gene encoding UMP kinase: MQYKRILLKLSGEALMGEQQYGIDAVRLKEYAHEIKQITDKGVEVAIVIGGGNIFRGLAGASSGMDRVQGDHMGMLATVINGLALQSALENEDVPTRLQSAININEVAEPFIRRKAIRHLEKGRVVIFGGGTGNPYFTTDSAAVLRAIEIGADVILKGTRVDGIYTSDPEKDKQATKFDFISFEDVLQKGLKVMDTTAFTLSQENELPIIVFDMNTKGNLLKVVSGEKIGTKVNL, translated from the coding sequence ATGCAGTACAAAAGAATTCTTTTAAAACTTTCCGGCGAGGCCTTGATGGGCGAACAGCAATACGGAATAGATGCCGTTCGACTTAAGGAATACGCCCACGAAATAAAACAAATAACCGATAAAGGCGTGGAAGTGGCCATTGTTATTGGCGGCGGAAATATCTTTAGAGGTTTGGCGGGAGCCAGCAGCGGTATGGATCGCGTGCAGGGTGACCATATGGGGATGCTCGCTACCGTAATCAACGGGCTTGCGCTGCAGAGTGCTTTGGAAAATGAAGATGTGCCCACACGCTTACAGAGCGCGATTAACATTAATGAGGTTGCAGAGCCATTTATTCGCAGAAAAGCAATTAGACATTTGGAGAAAGGCCGCGTAGTTATTTTTGGGGGCGGTACAGGGAATCCTTATTTTACAACAGATTCCGCAGCGGTTTTAAGAGCTATTGAGATTGGCGCAGATGTGATTTTGAAGGGGACCCGCGTGGATGGTATTTACACCAGCGACCCTGAAAAGGACAAGCAGGCAACAAAATTTGATTTTATCAGTTTTGAGGATGTGCTGCAAAAAGGGTTAAAAGTAATGGATACAACGGCTTTCACTTTAAGCCAAGAAAATGAATTGCCAATCATTGTTTTTGATATGAATACAAAAGGGAATCTTTTAAAAGTTGTTTCCGGTGAAAAGATTGGCACTAAAGTGAATTTGTAG